In the genome of Cetobacterium ceti, one region contains:
- a CDS encoding response regulator transcription factor, protein MKKILIIEDEANLANSLQMHISKLGLYSDVAYNGIDGIEKFLKLNPDLVLLDINLPEMNGWEVCKKIRELSNVNIIMMTARDGEIDEIHGLELGADDYIVKPFNINVLIARIKRALRIDNSHNYTYHDLTYNFTTMELSINNHVVSLSKRETQLLEYFIRNINVSLSREGLLLEIWGANSDFDERAVDTLVKRLRKKMDEYCVMIKTLRGIGYIFEEVSI, encoded by the coding sequence ATGAAAAAAATTTTAATCATCGAAGACGAAGCAAACTTAGCAAATTCATTACAGATGCACATATCTAAATTAGGGTTATATTCAGATGTGGCCTATAACGGAATTGATGGGATTGAAAAATTTTTAAAGTTAAATCCTGATCTAGTTCTTCTAGATATAAATTTACCTGAAATGAATGGATGGGAAGTTTGTAAAAAAATAAGAGAACTATCAAATGTTAATATTATTATGATGACCGCAAGAGATGGTGAAATTGACGAGATTCATGGACTTGAACTAGGAGCAGACGATTATATAGTTAAGCCATTTAATATAAATGTTTTAATTGCAAGAATAAAACGTGCCCTAAGAATTGATAATAGTCATAACTATACATATCATGATTTAACATATAACTTTACAACAATGGAGCTTTCAATAAATAATCATGTTGTATCCCTTTCTAAAAGAGAGACTCAACTTTTAGAATACTTTATAAGAAATATAAATGTTTCACTTTCAAGAGAAGGATTACTACTTGAAATATGGGGAGCAAATAGTGATTTTGATGAAAGAGCAGTAGATACCTTAGTTAAAAGATTAAGAAAAAAAATGGACGAATATTGTGTTATGATTAAAACTCTTAGAGGAATAGGTTATATTTTTGAAGAAGTTTCAATTTAA
- a CDS encoding cold-shock protein, whose product MKGTVKWFNEEKGFGFITGEDGKDVFAHFSQIKKAGFKTLKENEEVEFDVVKGDRGLQAENIVTK is encoded by the coding sequence ATGAAAGGTACAGTTAAATGGTTTAACGAAGAAAAAGGATTTGGATTTATCACTGGTGAGGACGGGAAAGATGTATTCGCACACTTCTCTCAAATCAAAAAAGCTGGATTCAAAACTTTAAAAGAAAACGAAGAGGTTGAATTCGACGTTGTTAAAGGTGACAGAGGATTACAAGCTGAAAATATCGTTACTAAGTAA
- a CDS encoding LacI family DNA-binding transcriptional regulator, with translation MEVISIKLEEIAKLGKTSVSTVSRVLNNKPGVGKKKREIIEKLLIENGFYNKVYKISQDAKRIALVIPDLKNPFFGEIVKKVTQIGKKKDYEILIFDTDENYENEIDITNSIVKGNILGVIMCVVGGELSKNNIKKLQDFSIPFVLFDRELDFYNDGIFLDDFKAGFLGTELLIKEGYKNIGILVGNLKYKNMENRLRGYKGALEKYNLNINENYIYEIGLEIKDGYEVGRKIFSEDNKLEGLFSCSNLITLGLIKYQKEYGEKIPLVAFDNPDYFDILDLNITCVTRSVSEIGEQAINILLRKIDKNTKNSQKIIITPKIILKGSEKR, from the coding sequence ATGGAGGTGATTTCTATAAAATTAGAAGAGATAGCTAAATTAGGAAAGACTTCAGTTTCTACAGTATCTAGAGTTCTTAATAATAAACCTGGAGTAGGAAAGAAAAAAAGAGAAATAATAGAAAAACTTTTAATAGAAAATGGATTCTATAATAAGGTATATAAAATATCCCAAGATGCGAAAAGAATAGCTCTTGTTATTCCAGATTTAAAAAATCCATTTTTTGGAGAAATAGTAAAAAAAGTTACTCAAATAGGTAAGAAAAAAGACTATGAAATTTTAATTTTTGATACAGATGAAAATTATGAAAATGAAATTGATATAACAAACTCTATAGTTAAAGGCAATATATTAGGAGTAATAATGTGTGTTGTAGGAGGTGAACTATCAAAAAATAATATAAAAAAGTTACAAGATTTTTCTATTCCCTTTGTACTTTTTGATAGGGAGTTAGATTTTTATAATGATGGAATTTTTTTAGATGATTTTAAAGCTGGATTTTTAGGAACAGAACTTCTTATAAAAGAAGGTTATAAAAATATTGGAATATTAGTTGGGAATTTAAAATATAAAAATATGGAAAATAGATTAAGAGGATATAAAGGTGCCCTAGAGAAATATAATTTAAATATAAATGAAAATTATATTTATGAAATAGGATTAGAAATTAAAGATGGATATGAAGTAGGAAGAAAAATTTTTTCAGAAGATAATAAATTAGAAGGACTTTTTTCCTGTAGCAATTTAATAACTTTAGGACTAATAAAATATCAAAAAGAATATGGAGAAAAAATTCCTTTAGTAGCTTTTGATAATCCAGATTATTTTGATATTTTAGATTTAAATATAACTTGTGTAACTAGATCTGTATCTGAAATAGGAGAACAAGCTATAAATATTCTTTTAAGAAAAATAGATAAAAATACAAAGAATAGTCAAAAAATAATAATAACACCAAAAATTATATTAAAAGGATCAGAAAAAAGGTAA
- a CDS encoding HAMP domain-containing sensor histidine kinase, with protein sequence MENIKNYSNENNITGLNNYTKKLREREGILTLFLNPHTKQWDTYFGCFFPTSDKNRVLINKQFALREQVATGAKTLIYNEKIGNTWVSLRTSLSTISAYKREIMFFNTIVSFFLVFILSIIGLFISKYFSKDIKAINSAAKSISNLDFIDNINIKRDDEIGDLAKSVEKMSKELKDSITNIESFVSNASHELKTPVAIIMSNTSHLLENNIPNDEVKRIAKIILNETNEMKELISNLLVLSKTNSLHFKLNRKNFILNELIESSLEKYDFLEFSKDLNIENFLNKNIEISGDKNLFGIAIDNIILNAFKYSKEDSDIIISFEENTLHIKNIVTNPNINISHLWDPFVRGKNSSNIEGTGLGMSIIKNILELHSLKYGVLLEKNIFNFWIKF encoded by the coding sequence ATGGAGAATATAAAAAATTATTCAAACGAAAATAATATTACAGGTTTAAATAACTATACAAAAAAACTTAGGGAGAGAGAGGGAATTTTAACCCTCTTTTTAAATCCTCATACAAAACAATGGGATACATATTTTGGTTGTTTTTTTCCAACAAGCGACAAGAATAGAGTTTTAATAAATAAACAATTCGCCCTTAGAGAACAAGTAGCAACAGGAGCTAAGACTTTAATATATAATGAAAAAATTGGAAATACATGGGTATCCTTAAGAACATCTCTTTCAACAATTAGTGCATATAAAAGAGAAATAATGTTTTTTAATACAATTGTTAGTTTTTTCTTAGTTTTTATACTTTCAATTATAGGTCTTTTTATATCTAAATATTTTTCTAAAGATATAAAGGCTATTAATTCCGCTGCAAAATCTATTTCTAATTTAGATTTTATCGATAATATTAATATTAAAAGAGATGATGAAATAGGAGATTTAGCAAAAAGTGTTGAGAAAATGTCTAAAGAATTAAAAGATTCCATCACTAACATTGAATCTTTCGTTTCTAATGCATCTCATGAATTAAAAACTCCAGTAGCAATTATTATGTCTAATACTTCTCATCTATTAGAAAATAATATTCCCAATGATGAAGTTAAAAGAATTGCTAAAATAATTTTAAATGAAACTAATGAAATGAAGGAACTTATTAGTAATCTTTTAGTATTATCTAAAACCAATTCTCTACATTTTAAATTAAATAGAAAAAACTTTATTTTAAATGAATTAATTGAAAGTTCCTTAGAAAAATATGATTTTTTAGAATTCTCAAAAGACTTAAACATCGAAAATTTCTTAAATAAAAATATTGAAATTTCAGGAGATAAAAATTTATTTGGAATTGCTATAGATAATATTATTTTAAATGCTTTTAAATATTCTAAAGAAGATAGCGATATTATTATCTCTTTTGAAGAAAATACTCTTCATATTAAAAATATAGTAACTAATCCTAATATTAACATTTCCCATCTTTGGGATCCTTTTGTTAGAGGAAAAAATTCCTCTAATATAGAAGGCACTGGACTTGGAATGTCTATTATAAAAAATATTTTAGAACTTCACTCCTTAAAATATGGGGTTCTTTTAGAAAAAAATATTTTTAATTTTTGGATAAAGTTTTAA
- a CDS encoding MATE family efflux transporter produces the protein MNLSKDPVSKLFLRFLIPAITGTMVTALYAVADGIFVGQGIGGRGLAAINVGYPILTFIIAMALGLGMGSSTLISINSDNKEFKNSCFSQTIFVNIIFYIIMMIFVNVMGDKLFYLLGSNKDLLPMVSDYTNICLWFSIFFTFSIILSSIVRNDNSPNYAMKSMLIGAGINIVLDYVLIYHTNLGIKGAAYATGIGQVCSTLYLIRYFVKGKTFKLVFEKIDLKMLGKMFSIGFPSFILEFAVAFITILFNKEFFRYMGEVGVSAFSIVAYVFYIFRMLFNGLAQAIQPIISYNYGHHEFARIKKIFMLGHLVSLVISIGILIMIKFEGYMIVNMFNDNLELVEVANRGLLLYSSAMVFLGANFINISYLQSKERARAANFISINRSMVFVAGALFILPSQIGVDGVWLALPCSDFLTFLTTFFFKERKKKLINI, from the coding sequence ATGAATTTATCAAAGGACCCTGTGTCTAAATTATTTTTAAGGTTTTTAATTCCAGCAATAACTGGAACTATGGTGACGGCACTTTATGCTGTGGCAGATGGAATTTTTGTTGGGCAGGGAATAGGTGGAAGAGGTTTAGCAGCAATAAATGTTGGATATCCTATTTTAACTTTTATTATTGCAATGGCTCTTGGATTAGGTATGGGAAGTTCTACTTTAATTTCAATAAACAGCGACAATAAAGAGTTCAAGAACAGCTGCTTTTCTCAAACAATATTTGTAAATATAATCTTTTATATAATAATGATGATTTTTGTAAATGTAATGGGAGATAAACTTTTTTATCTTTTAGGATCAAATAAAGATTTACTTCCTATGGTAAGTGATTATACAAATATTTGTTTGTGGTTTTCTATATTTTTTACCTTTTCAATAATATTAAGTTCCATAGTGAGAAATGATAATTCACCAAATTATGCTATGAAATCTATGTTAATTGGAGCAGGAATAAATATTGTTTTAGATTATGTTTTAATTTATCATACAAATTTAGGAATAAAAGGAGCAGCCTATGCCACAGGAATAGGGCAGGTTTGTTCAACTCTTTACCTAATAAGATATTTTGTAAAAGGAAAAACTTTTAAATTGGTTTTTGAAAAAATAGATTTAAAAATGTTGGGAAAAATGTTTTCCATAGGATTTCCAAGTTTTATTTTGGAATTTGCAGTGGCATTTATAACAATTTTATTTAATAAGGAATTCTTTAGATATATGGGAGAAGTTGGAGTTTCGGCCTTCTCCATAGTGGCCTATGTATTTTATATATTTAGAATGTTATTTAATGGTTTGGCTCAAGCTATTCAACCTATTATAAGTTATAATTATGGACACCATGAATTTGCAAGGATAAAAAAAATATTTATGTTAGGACATTTGGTTTCCCTGGTTATTTCTATTGGAATACTTATAATGATTAAGTTTGAAGGATATATGATTGTGAATATGTTTAATGACAATTTAGAATTGGTAGAAGTTGCCAATAGAGGTCTTTTACTATATTCAAGTGCCATGGTATTTTTAGGAGCAAACTTTATAAATATATCCTATTTACAATCTAAGGAGAGAGCAAGAGCAGCAAATTTTATTTCTATAAATAGAAGTATGGTATTTGTAGCAGGAGCACTTTTTATTCTTCCAAGTCAAATAGGAGTAGATGGAGTATGGCTTGCTTTACCATGTTCAGATTTTCTAACTTTTTTAACTACATTTTTCTTTAAGGAGAGAAAAAAGAAGTTAATAAATATATAG